A single genomic interval of Symphalangus syndactylus isolate Jambi chromosome 18, NHGRI_mSymSyn1-v2.1_pri, whole genome shotgun sequence harbors:
- the SUPT7L gene encoding STAGA complex 65 subunit gamma isoform X1 — MNLQRYWGEIPISSSQTNRSSFDLLPREFRLVEVHDPPLHQPSANKPKPPTMLDIPSEPCSLTIHTIQLIQHNRRLRNLIATAQAQNQQQTEGVKTEESEPLPSCPGSPPLPDDLLPLDCKNPNAPFQIRHSDPESDFYRGKGEPVTELSWHSCRQLLYQAVATILAHAGFDCANESVLETLTDVAHEYCLKFTKLLRFAVDREARLGQTPFPDVMEQVFHEVGIGSVLSLQKFWQHRIKDYHSYMLQISKQLSEEYERIVNPEKATEDAKPVKIKEEPVSDITFPVSEELEADLASGDQSLPMGVLGAQSERFPSNLEVEASPQASSAEVNASPLWNLAHVKMEPQETEEGNVSGHGVLGSDVFEEPMSGMSEAGIPQSPDDSDSSYGSHSTDSLMGSSPVFNQRCKKRMRKI, encoded by the exons ATGAATCTGCAAAG ATACTGGGGAGAGATACCAATATCATCAAGCCAGACCAACAGAAGTTCCTTCGATTTGCTCCCACGGGAGTTCCGTCTGGTGGAAGTCCATGACCCACCCCTGCACCAACCCTCAGCCAACAAGCCGAAGCCTCCCACTATGCTGGACATCCCCTCAGAGCCATGTAGTCTTACCATCCATACGATTCAGTTGATTCAGCACAACCGACGTCTTCGCAACCTTATTGCCACAGCTCAGGCCCAGAATCAGCAGCAGACAGAAGGTGTAAAAACTGAAGAGAGTGAACCTCTTCCCTCGTGCCCTGGGTCACCTCCTCTCCCTGATGACCTCCTGCCTTTAGATTGTAAGAATCCCAATGCACCATTCCAGATCCGGCACAGTGACCCAGAGAGTGACTTTTATCG TGGAAAAGGGGAACCTGTGACTGAACTCAGCTGGCACTCCTGTCGGCAGCTCCTCTACCAGGCAGTGGCTACAATCCTGGCCCACGCGGGCTTTGACTGTGCTAATGAGAGTGTCCTGGAGACCCTAACTGATGTGGCACATGAGTATTGCCTTAAGTTTACCAAGCTGCTGCGTTTTGCTGTGGACCGGGAGGCCCGGCTGGGACAGACTCCTTTTCCTGATGTGATGGAGCAGGTATTCCATGAAGTGGGTATTGGCAGTGTGCTCTCCCTCCAGAAGTTCTGGCAGCACCGCATCAAGGACTATCACAGTTACATGCTACAG ATTAGTAAGCAACTCTCTGAAGAATATGAAAGGATTGTCAATCCTGAGAAGGCCACAGAGGACGCTAAACCTGTGAAGATCAAGGAGGAACCTGTGAGCGACATCACCTTTCCTGTCAGTGAGGAGCTGGAGGCTGATCTTGCTTCTGGAGACCAGTCACTGCCTATGGGAGTGCTTGGGGCTCAGAGTGAACGCTTCCCATCTAACCTGGAGGTTGAAGCTTCACCACAAGCTTCAA GTGCAGAGGTAAATGCTTCTCCTCTTTGGAATCTGGCCCATGTGAAAATGGAGCCTCAAGAGACTGAAGAAGGCAATGTCTCTGGGCATGGTGTGCTGGGCAGCGATGTCTTCGAGGAGCCCATGTCAGGCATGAGCGAAGCTGGGATTCCTCAGAGCCCTGATGACTCAGATAGCAGCTATGGTTCCCACTCCACTGACAGCCTCATGGGGTCCTCCCCTGTTTTCAATCAGCGCTGCAAGAAGAGGATgaggaaaatataa
- the SUPT7L gene encoding STAGA complex 65 subunit gamma isoform X3 has translation MNLQSGKGEPVTELSWHSCRQLLYQAVATILAHAGFDCANESVLETLTDVAHEYCLKFTKLLRFAVDREARLGQTPFPDVMEQVFHEVGIGSVLSLQKFWQHRIKDYHSYMLQISKQLSEEYERIVNPEKATEDAKPVKIKEEPVSDITFPVSEELEADLASGDQSLPMGVLGAQSERFPSNLEVEASPQASSAEVNASPLWNLAHVKMEPQETEEGNVSGHGVLGSDVFEEPMSGMSEAGIPQSPDDSDSSYGSHSTDSLMGSSPVFNQRCKKRMRKI, from the exons ATGAATCTGCAAAG TGGAAAAGGGGAACCTGTGACTGAACTCAGCTGGCACTCCTGTCGGCAGCTCCTCTACCAGGCAGTGGCTACAATCCTGGCCCACGCGGGCTTTGACTGTGCTAATGAGAGTGTCCTGGAGACCCTAACTGATGTGGCACATGAGTATTGCCTTAAGTTTACCAAGCTGCTGCGTTTTGCTGTGGACCGGGAGGCCCGGCTGGGACAGACTCCTTTTCCTGATGTGATGGAGCAGGTATTCCATGAAGTGGGTATTGGCAGTGTGCTCTCCCTCCAGAAGTTCTGGCAGCACCGCATCAAGGACTATCACAGTTACATGCTACAG ATTAGTAAGCAACTCTCTGAAGAATATGAAAGGATTGTCAATCCTGAGAAGGCCACAGAGGACGCTAAACCTGTGAAGATCAAGGAGGAACCTGTGAGCGACATCACCTTTCCTGTCAGTGAGGAGCTGGAGGCTGATCTTGCTTCTGGAGACCAGTCACTGCCTATGGGAGTGCTTGGGGCTCAGAGTGAACGCTTCCCATCTAACCTGGAGGTTGAAGCTTCACCACAAGCTTCAA GTGCAGAGGTAAATGCTTCTCCTCTTTGGAATCTGGCCCATGTGAAAATGGAGCCTCAAGAGACTGAAGAAGGCAATGTCTCTGGGCATGGTGTGCTGGGCAGCGATGTCTTCGAGGAGCCCATGTCAGGCATGAGCGAAGCTGGGATTCCTCAGAGCCCTGATGACTCAGATAGCAGCTATGGTTCCCACTCCACTGACAGCCTCATGGGGTCCTCCCCTGTTTTCAATCAGCGCTGCAAGAAGAGGATgaggaaaatataa
- the SUPT7L gene encoding STAGA complex 65 subunit gamma isoform X2 → MLRYWGEIPISSSQTNRSSFDLLPREFRLVEVHDPPLHQPSANKPKPPTMLDIPSEPCSLTIHTIQLIQHNRRLRNLIATAQAQNQQQTEGVKTEESEPLPSCPGSPPLPDDLLPLDCKNPNAPFQIRHSDPESDFYRGKGEPVTELSWHSCRQLLYQAVATILAHAGFDCANESVLETLTDVAHEYCLKFTKLLRFAVDREARLGQTPFPDVMEQVFHEVGIGSVLSLQKFWQHRIKDYHSYMLQISKQLSEEYERIVNPEKATEDAKPVKIKEEPVSDITFPVSEELEADLASGDQSLPMGVLGAQSERFPSNLEVEASPQASSAEVNASPLWNLAHVKMEPQETEEGNVSGHGVLGSDVFEEPMSGMSEAGIPQSPDDSDSSYGSHSTDSLMGSSPVFNQRCKKRMRKI, encoded by the exons ATGTTGAGATACTGGGGAGAGATACCAATATCATCAAGCCAGACCAACAGAAGTTCCTTCGATTTGCTCCCACGGGAGTTCCGTCTGGTGGAAGTCCATGACCCACCCCTGCACCAACCCTCAGCCAACAAGCCGAAGCCTCCCACTATGCTGGACATCCCCTCAGAGCCATGTAGTCTTACCATCCATACGATTCAGTTGATTCAGCACAACCGACGTCTTCGCAACCTTATTGCCACAGCTCAGGCCCAGAATCAGCAGCAGACAGAAGGTGTAAAAACTGAAGAGAGTGAACCTCTTCCCTCGTGCCCTGGGTCACCTCCTCTCCCTGATGACCTCCTGCCTTTAGATTGTAAGAATCCCAATGCACCATTCCAGATCCGGCACAGTGACCCAGAGAGTGACTTTTATCG TGGAAAAGGGGAACCTGTGACTGAACTCAGCTGGCACTCCTGTCGGCAGCTCCTCTACCAGGCAGTGGCTACAATCCTGGCCCACGCGGGCTTTGACTGTGCTAATGAGAGTGTCCTGGAGACCCTAACTGATGTGGCACATGAGTATTGCCTTAAGTTTACCAAGCTGCTGCGTTTTGCTGTGGACCGGGAGGCCCGGCTGGGACAGACTCCTTTTCCTGATGTGATGGAGCAGGTATTCCATGAAGTGGGTATTGGCAGTGTGCTCTCCCTCCAGAAGTTCTGGCAGCACCGCATCAAGGACTATCACAGTTACATGCTACAG ATTAGTAAGCAACTCTCTGAAGAATATGAAAGGATTGTCAATCCTGAGAAGGCCACAGAGGACGCTAAACCTGTGAAGATCAAGGAGGAACCTGTGAGCGACATCACCTTTCCTGTCAGTGAGGAGCTGGAGGCTGATCTTGCTTCTGGAGACCAGTCACTGCCTATGGGAGTGCTTGGGGCTCAGAGTGAACGCTTCCCATCTAACCTGGAGGTTGAAGCTTCACCACAAGCTTCAA GTGCAGAGGTAAATGCTTCTCCTCTTTGGAATCTGGCCCATGTGAAAATGGAGCCTCAAGAGACTGAAGAAGGCAATGTCTCTGGGCATGGTGTGCTGGGCAGCGATGTCTTCGAGGAGCCCATGTCAGGCATGAGCGAAGCTGGGATTCCTCAGAGCCCTGATGACTCAGATAGCAGCTATGGTTCCCACTCCACTGACAGCCTCATGGGGTCCTCCCCTGTTTTCAATCAGCGCTGCAAGAAGAGGATgaggaaaatataa
- the GPN1 gene encoding GPN-loop GTPase 1 isoform X2, whose product MKFPFLPILVMKFIEKAQNMSKYVLIDTPGQIEVFTWSASGTIITEALASSFPTVVIYVMDTSRSTNPVTFMSNMLYACSILYKTKLPFIVVMNKTDIIDHSFAVEWMQDFEAFQDALNQETTYVSNLTRSMSLVLDEFYSSLRVVGVSAVLGTGLDELFVQVTSAAEEYEREYRPEYERLKKSLANAESQQQREQLERLRKDMGSVALDAGTAKDSLSPVLHPSDLILTRGTLDEEDEEADSDTDDIDHRVTEESHEEPAFQNFMQESMAQYWKRNNK is encoded by the exons ATACGTGTTGATTGACACACCTGGACAGATTGAGGTATTCACCTGGTCAGCTTCTGGGACAATTATCACTGAGGCCCTT GCATCCTCATTTCCAACAGTTGTCATCTATGTAATGGACACATCGAGAAGTACCAACCCAGTGACCTTCATGTCCAACATGCTCTATGCCTGCAG CATCTTATACAAAACCAAGCTGCCTTTCATTGTGGTCATGAATAAA ACTGACATCATTGACCACAGCTTTGCAGTGGAATGGATGCAGGATTTTGAGGCTTTCCAAGATGCCTTGAATCAAGAGACTACATACGTCAGTAACCTGACTCGTTCAATGAGCCTGGTGTTAGATGAGTTTTACAGCTCACTCAGG GTGGTGGGTGTCTCTGCCGTTCTGGGTACTGGATTAGATGAACTCTTTGTGCAAGTTACCAGTGCTGCCGAAGAATATGAAAG GGAGTATCGTCCTGAATATGAACGTCTGAAAAAATCACTG GCCAATGCAGAGAGCCAGCAGCAGAGAGAACAACTGGAACGCCTTCGAAAAGATATGGGTTCTGTAGCCTTGGATGCAGGGACTGCCAAAG ACAGCTTATCTCCTGTGCTGCACCCTTCTGATTTGATCCTGACTCGAGGAACCTTGGATGAAGAGGATGAGGAAGCAGACAGCGATACTGATGACATTGACCACAGAG TTACAGAGGAAAGCCATGAAGAGCCAGCATTCCAGAATTTTATGCAAGAATCGATGGCACAATACTGGAAGAGAAACAACAAATAG